A single genomic interval of Zobellia nedashkovskayae harbors:
- a CDS encoding serine/threonine dehydratase, with product MPTIEDIKKARKRIDTFVHETPVLTSALLNEWLGHEIYFKAECLQKIGAFKARGACNTLAWLIENNEKPKHVIANSSGNHSQAVAWAARQFNIPATIYMPAYASKIKIQATQSYGAKVELCENRNIADERVLAASKEEGTYWIPPFNHHQVIAGQGTAICEALEQVTDIDAVFAPCGGGGLLSGTVIATNALSPKTKVFGVEPLNANDAAESLRTNHIQRLVSTPDTLADGAMTMSVGDITFEYLKRLDAMYEAEESKLIYWTQWLTHLLKLHVEPTSAMAMVGVVQWLKNSMSKKRVVVVLSGGNIDHTNQLKIWNTNHLDSRPSLDL from the coding sequence ATGCCCACAATAGAAGACATTAAAAAAGCCCGTAAACGCATTGATACTTTTGTTCACGAAACTCCGGTTCTAACATCCGCTCTTTTAAATGAATGGCTAGGGCATGAAATTTATTTTAAAGCTGAATGTCTACAAAAGATAGGCGCATTTAAAGCTAGAGGTGCTTGTAATACGTTGGCTTGGCTCATAGAAAATAATGAGAAACCAAAACACGTAATAGCTAATAGCTCGGGTAATCATTCGCAGGCGGTGGCATGGGCAGCAAGACAATTTAATATTCCGGCTACCATTTATATGCCAGCATACGCCTCTAAAATAAAAATACAGGCCACCCAATCCTACGGTGCCAAGGTTGAGCTTTGTGAAAATAGAAACATTGCCGATGAGCGCGTTCTTGCTGCATCCAAAGAAGAAGGCACCTACTGGATACCGCCATTTAACCATCACCAAGTAATTGCAGGCCAAGGAACAGCCATCTGCGAGGCACTTGAGCAAGTTACAGACATAGATGCCGTTTTTGCACCCTGTGGTGGTGGTGGACTTTTATCCGGTACAGTTATCGCAACCAACGCATTATCTCCCAAAACCAAGGTTTTTGGTGTTGAACCTTTAAATGCCAATGATGCCGCAGAATCATTACGCACGAATCATATACAGAGATTAGTTTCAACACCTGATACTCTTGCGGATGGTGCCATGACCATGTCCGTGGGCGACATCACTTTTGAGTATCTAAAACGTCTAGATGCCATGTATGAAGCTGAAGAATCAAAATTAATATACTGGACTCAATGGCTGACCCATTTACTAAAACTACACGTTGAACCTACCAGTGCCATGGCTATGGTAGGCGTTGTGCAATGGCTAAAAAACAGCATGAGTAAAAAACGTGTTGTGGTAGTTTTATCTGGAGGAAATATTGACCATACAAATCAATTGAAGATTTGGAACACGAACCATTTAGATTCTAGACCCAGCTTAGACCTTTAA
- a CDS encoding PAS domain-containing sensor histidine kinase: MQQESLVPTNIQLDPFFDLSMDYLCVAGYDGYFRKVNPAFIKLLGFSEEELFSVPIYDFIYEEDRGLTASNRKSLINSKPLLDFENRYVCKSGELVWLHWTSIPMPDKQLIYAIAKNITHKKNLESERISHVAQLSKINEQLKQLNYTTSHDLRSPVNNLLYLADILGNKDNGEEENEKILEYIKLSAEGLKTSLNSYVDALKENEDDSVGVEEVFFKKVFEKINGSISSLIKDSQVKFSLDFSAMESVRFNSAYMESIFLNLITNSIKYARPDVFPEIQITSGETDGKKTFTFTDNGLGFDMEKVGHLIFSLNQRFHGTKDSKGVGLYLVHSHITSLGGTISVASKVNEGSTFTIIFGD; encoded by the coding sequence ATGCAGCAGGAATCACTCGTTCCGACTAATATTCAATTAGATCCATTCTTCGATCTTTCAATGGATTATTTATGTGTTGCAGGGTATGATGGCTACTTCCGAAAAGTTAATCCAGCATTTATCAAACTATTAGGGTTCTCAGAGGAGGAATTATTTTCTGTGCCCATCTATGATTTTATTTATGAAGAAGACCGTGGTCTGACCGCCTCTAACAGAAAAAGTCTAATAAATAGTAAGCCTTTGTTGGACTTTGAAAATAGGTACGTTTGTAAATCCGGAGAGTTGGTGTGGTTGCATTGGACGTCCATTCCCATGCCGGATAAACAATTAATTTATGCTATTGCAAAGAATATCACTCATAAAAAGAATCTAGAATCCGAACGTATTTCACATGTAGCTCAGCTTTCTAAGATAAATGAACAGCTTAAACAACTAAATTATACCACTTCCCATGATTTAAGGTCTCCTGTGAATAATTTACTATATCTAGCAGATATTTTAGGTAATAAAGACAACGGTGAAGAAGAGAATGAAAAAATACTAGAGTATATAAAACTGTCTGCGGAAGGCCTTAAAACTTCTTTAAATTCTTATGTAGATGCTTTAAAAGAAAATGAGGACGATAGTGTTGGGGTAGAAGAGGTTTTCTTTAAGAAAGTTTTTGAAAAAATAAATGGCTCTATAAGCTCCTTGATTAAGGATTCCCAGGTTAAATTTTCCTTGGACTTTTCAGCTATGGAAAGTGTTCGGTTTAATTCTGCTTATATGGAAAGTATTTTTCTTAACCTCATTACCAACTCAATCAAATACGCTAGGCCTGACGTTTTTCCCGAAATACAAATTACCTCGGGTGAAACAGACGGAAAAAAAACGTTTACGTTTACAGACAATGGACTAGGTTTTGATATGGAAAAAGTGGGGCATCTTATTTTCAGTTTAAATCAAAGATTTCACGGAACTAAAGACAGTAAAGGAGTTGGCTTGTATTTGGTACATAGCCACATTACCAGCCTTGGTGGTACCATAAGCGTTGCCAGTAAAGTTAATGAAGGCAGTACCTTCACCATTATATTTGGTGATTAG
- the folD gene encoding bifunctional methylenetetrahydrofolate dehydrogenase/methenyltetrahydrofolate cyclohydrolase FolD has protein sequence MILLDGKKISNEIKDEITIEVANMKERGEKVPHLAAVLVGTDGASLTYVGSKVRSCKKIGFESTLIHLPSETTEEELLKKVHELNADAAIDGYIVQLPLPKHIDEEKVLMAVDPDKDVDGFHPANFGKMALDMETFISATPFGIMELLKRYKVDTQGKHAVVIGRSHIVGRPISILLSQKGEAANCTVTLAHSRTKNIKELTLQADIIVSALGVPHFLKADMVKEGAVIIDVGITRVADETKAKGYYITGDVDFESVSKKASFITPVPGGVGPMTIAMLLKNTLLARERNSNTK, from the coding sequence ATGATATTACTAGACGGGAAAAAAATTTCCAACGAAATAAAGGACGAAATTACTATTGAGGTAGCGAACATGAAAGAACGCGGTGAGAAAGTACCTCACTTGGCTGCAGTTCTTGTTGGTACTGATGGTGCTAGCTTAACTTATGTTGGTAGTAAAGTGCGCTCTTGCAAGAAAATTGGTTTTGAATCAACTTTGATTCACTTGCCTAGTGAAACTACAGAAGAAGAGCTACTGAAAAAAGTTCACGAACTAAATGCAGATGCAGCTATAGACGGTTATATCGTGCAACTTCCATTACCAAAACATATTGATGAGGAAAAGGTCTTAATGGCTGTTGATCCAGATAAAGATGTAGACGGATTTCACCCTGCTAACTTTGGGAAAATGGCCTTGGATATGGAAACTTTCATATCTGCTACGCCATTCGGTATTATGGAGCTTTTAAAGCGTTACAAAGTAGATACCCAGGGAAAACATGCTGTGGTTATTGGTCGTAGTCATATTGTGGGTAGACCTATAAGTATTTTATTGAGCCAGAAAGGGGAAGCTGCAAATTGTACCGTTACTCTTGCGCACAGTAGAACAAAAAATATTAAAGAGCTTACGCTACAGGCAGATATTATTGTATCCGCATTAGGAGTGCCTCATTTCTTAAAGGCCGATATGGTCAAGGAAGGTGCTGTTATCATTGATGTAGGTATTACTAGAGTTGCTGATGAAACTAAAGCTAAAGGTTATTATATAACTGGTGATGTTGATTTTGAGTCTGTTAGTAAAAAAGCTTCGTTTATTACTCCAGTTCCAGGTGGCGTTGGTCCGATGACCATTGCTATGTTGCTAAAAAATACACTTTTAGCTAGGGAAAGAAATAGCAATACCAAGTAA
- the ffh gene encoding signal recognition particle protein, whose amino-acid sequence MFDNLSEKLDKALHTLRGQGQITEINVAETTKEVRRALLDADVNFRIAKEFTNRVKEKALGQDVLTALQPGQLMVKIVKDELTELMGGETEGINLSGTPSIILMSGLQGSGKTTFSGKLANFLKTKKSKKPLLVACDVYRPAAIDQLHVVGEQIGVEVYSDRDEKNPVKIAQAGIAKAKAEGYNVVIIDTAGRLAVDTEMMNEISEIHKVIQPQETLFVVDSMTGQDAVNTAKAFNDILNFDGVVLTKLDGDTRGGAAISIKSVVDKPIKFIGTGEKMEAIDVFHPSRMAERILGMGDVISLVERAQEQFDEEEARKIQKKIAKNKFGFDDFLSQIQQIKKMGNIKDLMGMIPGAGKALKGLDIDDDAFKHIEAIIHSMTPDERSNPSKLNVSRKKRIAKGSGREVQEVNQLMKQFDQMSKMMKMMQGGGGKKMMQMMGNMKGMK is encoded by the coding sequence ATGTTTGATAATTTAAGTGAAAAGCTAGATAAAGCCCTCCACACCCTACGGGGACAAGGGCAGATAACGGAAATTAACGTTGCTGAGACTACCAAAGAAGTCCGTAGGGCTTTATTGGATGCCGATGTTAACTTCAGAATAGCAAAAGAGTTTACCAACAGGGTTAAGGAAAAAGCTTTGGGTCAGGATGTATTGACTGCATTGCAACCGGGCCAGTTGATGGTAAAGATTGTCAAAGATGAGCTTACGGAGCTTATGGGTGGCGAGACAGAAGGTATTAACCTCTCTGGAACTCCTTCTATAATTTTAATGTCAGGTCTTCAAGGTTCGGGTAAAACTACTTTTTCAGGTAAATTGGCCAACTTTCTTAAGACAAAAAAATCAAAGAAACCTTTATTAGTAGCTTGTGATGTGTATCGCCCTGCAGCAATAGATCAGTTGCACGTAGTTGGTGAGCAGATTGGTGTTGAGGTATATTCTGATCGGGACGAGAAGAATCCTGTAAAGATTGCCCAAGCTGGTATTGCCAAAGCAAAAGCAGAAGGTTACAACGTAGTTATTATAGATACCGCGGGTCGTTTGGCGGTTGATACGGAGATGATGAATGAAATCTCTGAGATTCATAAAGTCATTCAACCTCAAGAAACACTTTTCGTAGTAGATTCAATGACGGGTCAGGATGCTGTTAATACGGCAAAGGCCTTTAATGATATTTTAAATTTTGACGGGGTAGTACTTACCAAATTAGATGGTGATACCCGTGGTGGAGCTGCCATTTCAATTAAATCGGTAGTAGATAAGCCAATCAAGTTTATCGGTACAGGTGAAAAGATGGAGGCTATAGACGTTTTTCATCCTTCACGTATGGCTGAACGTATTTTGGGCATGGGTGATGTTATTTCTTTAGTAGAAAGAGCCCAAGAGCAATTTGATGAAGAGGAAGCTCGTAAAATCCAAAAGAAAATAGCCAAGAATAAATTCGGTTTTGATGATTTTCTTTCTCAGATACAACAAATCAAAAAGATGGGTAACATCAAAGATTTGATGGGGATGATACCTGGTGCCGGAAAAGCGCTAAAAGGTTTGGATATTGATGATGATGCTTTCAAACATATTGAAGCTATAATTCATAGTATGACGCCAGATGAGCGTTCTAACCCTTCTAAACTGAATGTGAGCCGTAAAAAGCGAATCGCTAAAGGAAGTGGTAGAGAAGTGCAAGAAGTGAATCAGCTTATGAAGCAGTTTGACCAAATGAGCAAGATGATGAAAATGATGCAAGGCGGTGGCGGTAAGAAGATGATGCAGATGATGGGCAACATGAAAGGCATGAAATAA
- a CDS encoding MFS transporter: protein MSSKNRFSLVDPAKSPVFYGYVILVVGTIGIYFSIPGQTIGVSVFTDPVKDALGLSRNQFSNAYMIGTICSSLVIGRAGIWFDKYGARYVAFFAAITLAVALMLCSWSVQMSEFVKTMLNVDTWLIPFVIMATLFFVLRFSGQGVLTMASRNVIMIWFDKNRGKVNAISSVAISFGFSSSPLWVNALIEGYSWQVTWQILAVALVIFSLFILQFYKNKPEEHGLLPDGEILEEEEESVKIPTAKQYTAKEAQQTRAFWMYGLILAFNSFFITGLTFHVISVFASEGFSKDDAISIFLPASVVAVTISLIFNFLSDYLHLKLYLYLMILGGIMASVGFLFLSSSFGIPLLIGGFGVLGGFFAVLNAIVWPRFFGRTHLGAITGKVMSFLILASALAPPVFSLCFSTFGSYRLLGYLGLMFLLFLSIASVRANNPQ, encoded by the coding sequence ATGTCAAGCAAAAACCGATTTTCCCTCGTAGATCCCGCCAAAAGCCCAGTTTTTTATGGTTATGTAATTTTGGTAGTAGGCACCATCGGTATTTATTTCAGTATTCCGGGGCAAACTATTGGGGTATCCGTATTTACGGATCCTGTAAAAGATGCTCTTGGCTTAAGTCGTAACCAATTCAGTAATGCCTATATGATCGGTACGATCTGTAGTTCATTAGTTATTGGTCGCGCAGGTATTTGGTTTGATAAATATGGGGCGCGTTACGTGGCATTTTTTGCGGCAATTACACTGGCGGTAGCACTTATGTTGTGTTCTTGGTCCGTGCAAATGAGTGAGTTTGTGAAAACCATGTTGAATGTGGATACGTGGCTCATTCCATTTGTAATAATGGCTACACTCTTTTTTGTACTTAGATTTTCGGGTCAAGGAGTGCTTACCATGGCATCTCGAAATGTTATTATGATATGGTTCGATAAAAATCGAGGAAAAGTAAATGCCATTAGTAGTGTAGCTATTTCGTTTGGTTTCTCATCTTCTCCGCTTTGGGTGAATGCTTTAATAGAAGGGTATAGTTGGCAAGTCACTTGGCAAATTTTAGCTGTAGCACTAGTAATCTTCTCCTTATTTATATTACAATTCTATAAGAATAAGCCTGAAGAGCATGGCCTGTTACCGGATGGCGAAATTTTAGAGGAAGAAGAAGAATCTGTTAAAATTCCAACAGCAAAGCAATATACTGCTAAGGAAGCCCAGCAAACCAGAGCTTTTTGGATGTACGGACTCATATTGGCTTTCAATAGTTTCTTTATTACCGGTCTTACTTTTCATGTGATTTCCGTTTTCGCCAGTGAAGGCTTTTCTAAAGATGATGCTATTTCAATTTTTTTGCCAGCATCGGTTGTTGCGGTAACCATTTCATTGATTTTTAATTTTCTGAGTGATTATTTGCACCTGAAACTCTATTTGTATTTGATGATTTTAGGCGGAATTATGGCTTCAGTCGGATTTTTGTTTTTATCATCTTCTTTCGGTATTCCATTATTAATTGGCGGCTTTGGCGTTTTAGGAGGCTTCTTTGCTGTTCTTAATGCTATCGTTTGGCCTCGTTTCTTTGGACGTACGCATCTGGGCGCCATTACAGGCAAGGTTATGTCATTTTTAATACTAGCAAGTGCACTCGCACCTCCTGTTTTTAGTCTTTGCTTTAGCACTTTTGGATCGTATAGACTGCTCGGGTATCTAGGGTTAATGTTTTTGTTATTCCTGTCTATTGCTTCTGTTAGAGCAAATAACCCGCAATAA
- a CDS encoding TonB-dependent receptor yields MAIKIRKLLFFIAGFTCFLTSHDAIAQTGEKIALSTFLQQLEQEFDIKFSYADDEVQGLEIYTPQETLLSNILNDIENQTQVELEKLNERYYTLTKSNFVSICATVLDNFKMNTLYGASVKILGTNLATIIDENGTFSLSNVPRNSSIQIKHLGYKTLFISADELIKKEPCATLLLAQFYQQLEEVVVYKFLTKGLIKQLDGSIEMNSEEFGILPGLIEPDVLQTVQALPGIESTDETVSNINIRGGSNDQNLILWDGIKMYQSGHFFGLISAFNPYLTDKVTLIKNGTGSQYGDGVSGVIDMRTKDKVADTFFAGAGFNLIGGDAYGHLPVTDKLAVQFSARRSLTDLIDTPTYDKFFTRVFDDSQVAQEGNFYFYDFTGKLLYDINEKHKFRFSFININNLLDYTERDMDDDTEIQSALNQTNLSFGTSLKSDWTKKFTTFLNLYHTKYKLDAQNTSGNAEQILFQNNEVQETALKLNTNYIPNDNFNWLNGYQFTDTGIANETSVTQPPFESNARNVIKSHALFSELAFTSTDKKVYARGGLRLNYLENPGTFREYILEPRLSFKYAFTRHLKIQALGEFKSQATNQVIDLEQNFLGIEKRRWIVSDGENLPITKSKQASIGINYDHQNFYVGLEAFYKEVDGISTSTQGFQNQNQFNGEIGKYDVKGVEFLINKKTDDYSIWASYTYNLNNYTFSEVLPPNFPNNLDIRHTGTFAGTYTLENIKFGIGLNYRAGKPYTEPDTDEPLNTTFFPNRINYQEPNSSRLPEYLRADASAIYNFNISEKLKASAGVSVLNFTSRKNILNSYYRLNESDEIEKVETISLGLTPNVSFRVRF; encoded by the coding sequence ATGGCGATAAAAATCCGTAAACTTCTTTTTTTTATTGCAGGTTTTACGTGTTTTCTAACCTCACACGACGCCATAGCACAAACAGGCGAAAAGATAGCTCTGTCTACTTTTCTGCAACAACTTGAGCAGGAATTTGACATTAAATTCTCATATGCGGATGATGAAGTTCAAGGTCTTGAAATTTACACCCCACAGGAAACTTTATTATCGAATATTTTAAACGACATTGAAAACCAAACCCAAGTTGAGTTAGAAAAACTTAACGAGCGTTACTACACCCTTACCAAAAGTAATTTCGTATCCATTTGCGCAACTGTTCTAGATAATTTTAAGATGAACACACTGTATGGGGCTAGCGTAAAAATTTTGGGAACTAATTTAGCCACTATCATTGATGAAAACGGCACATTTTCTCTAAGCAATGTCCCTAGAAATTCCTCCATACAGATTAAACATTTAGGTTATAAAACCTTATTCATAAGTGCCGACGAGCTTATTAAAAAAGAGCCCTGCGCAACTCTTTTACTAGCTCAGTTCTACCAACAATTAGAAGAAGTAGTAGTTTACAAATTCTTGACCAAAGGATTGATAAAACAATTAGACGGTAGTATAGAAATGAACAGTGAGGAATTTGGTATTCTACCCGGTTTAATAGAGCCAGATGTACTACAGACCGTTCAAGCACTACCTGGCATAGAAAGTACGGACGAAACCGTATCTAATATCAACATTCGTGGAGGAAGCAATGATCAAAACCTCATCTTATGGGATGGCATAAAAATGTACCAATCCGGACACTTTTTTGGTTTGATTTCTGCTTTTAACCCTTACTTGACGGATAAGGTGACTTTGATAAAAAATGGAACAGGAAGCCAATATGGCGATGGAGTAAGTGGCGTTATAGATATGCGAACCAAAGATAAAGTAGCAGATACTTTTTTTGCCGGTGCAGGTTTCAACCTGATTGGTGGTGATGCTTATGGACATCTACCGGTTACTGATAAACTGGCCGTTCAGTTTTCGGCTAGACGTTCTCTAACCGACTTAATTGATACGCCTACTTACGACAAGTTCTTTACCCGTGTTTTTGATGATAGCCAAGTAGCACAAGAGGGAAATTTCTATTTCTATGATTTTACAGGAAAGTTATTGTATGATATTAATGAAAAACACAAGTTTCGTTTCAGTTTTATCAACATCAATAACCTATTGGATTACACAGAACGGGATATGGATGACGATACCGAAATACAAAGTGCTTTAAACCAAACGAACCTATCTTTTGGCACAAGTCTAAAAAGCGATTGGACTAAAAAATTCACCACTTTTTTAAACTTATACCACACCAAATATAAACTAGATGCCCAAAATACTTCTGGTAATGCGGAACAGATTCTATTTCAGAATAACGAAGTTCAAGAAACAGCACTGAAGCTGAATACCAACTACATACCAAACGACAATTTCAACTGGCTTAACGGTTATCAGTTTACGGATACCGGTATTGCCAATGAAACATCGGTAACACAACCTCCTTTTGAAAGTAATGCCAGAAACGTCATTAAAAGTCACGCTCTTTTCTCCGAGCTTGCTTTTACATCAACGGACAAAAAAGTTTATGCTAGAGGTGGTCTACGGTTAAATTATTTAGAAAATCCGGGTACGTTTAGAGAGTATATTTTAGAGCCCAGATTAAGTTTCAAATATGCCTTCACAAGACATCTAAAAATTCAGGCATTGGGTGAATTTAAAAGTCAAGCTACCAATCAGGTAATTGATTTAGAACAGAACTTTTTGGGTATTGAAAAACGACGTTGGATAGTATCGGACGGAGAGAACTTACCTATTACCAAGAGCAAACAAGCTTCTATAGGCATCAACTATGACCACCAAAATTTTTATGTGGGTCTAGAAGCTTTTTATAAAGAAGTAGATGGTATTAGCACTTCTACGCAAGGCTTTCAGAATCAGAATCAGTTTAATGGTGAAATTGGAAAGTACGATGTGAAAGGCGTTGAGTTTTTAATCAACAAAAAAACAGATGATTATAGCATTTGGGCCAGCTACACGTACAACTTAAACAATTATACGTTCTCAGAAGTATTACCACCCAATTTTCCCAACAATCTAGACATAAGGCATACCGGTACTTTTGCAGGAACTTACACTTTGGAAAATATTAAATTTGGAATTGGCCTTAATTATCGTGCAGGTAAACCTTATACGGAGCCTGATACAGACGAGCCTTTAAACACTACCTTTTTTCCAAATAGAATTAACTACCAAGAACCAAACAGCAGCAGACTACCAGAATATCTACGAGCTGATGCTTCCGCAATTTACAATTTCAATATTAGCGAAAAACTGAAAGCATCCGCAGGTGTTTCCGTTTTGAATTTCACAAGCAGAAAAAACATTCTAAACAGCTATTATCGTCTGAATGAAAGCGATGAGATAGAAAAAGTGGAAACCATTTCTTTGGGCCTCACTCCCAACGTAAGTTTTAGAGTTCGATTTTAA
- a CDS encoding FecR family protein produces MQENHLAKWLNNNLTEAELAEFKKSDGYASYERIVAASDRLKAPDFNADEALTAIKNQRTLQDTKVVQLHPFKKFIRIAAAAAVIIFVSYFYLNNLDENIVTEYAENKEVVLPDNSKVRLNADSELSYSERKWSKERNVELKGEAFFKVAKGKRFTVATDAGKVAVLGTQFNVENREGFFEVTCFEGLVSVTFNGKETKLPAGTSFIVIDGKITEAPAPQTLQPSWLTNESTFKSVPLKFVLAELERQHNITVETQDIDTEQLFTGTFSNTDRDIALKSISAPSQIKFKFEGSKVLFYGDKNP; encoded by the coding sequence ATGCAAGAAAATCACTTAGCAAAATGGCTAAATAATAACCTCACCGAGGCTGAGCTCGCAGAATTTAAAAAATCTGATGGGTATGCTTCCTATGAGCGAATTGTTGCCGCTTCCGACCGGCTTAAAGCACCCGACTTTAATGCAGATGAAGCCCTTACGGCTATAAAGAACCAACGCACCTTGCAAGATACCAAGGTAGTGCAGTTGCATCCTTTCAAGAAGTTTATCCGAATTGCAGCGGCAGCAGCCGTAATTATATTCGTTTCTTATTTTTACCTGAATAATTTAGACGAAAACATAGTTACTGAATACGCAGAAAACAAAGAAGTAGTTCTCCCAGATAATTCAAAAGTTCGCTTGAATGCTGATTCTGAACTTTCTTATAGTGAACGAAAATGGAGTAAAGAACGTAACGTAGAACTAAAAGGTGAAGCCTTTTTTAAAGTAGCCAAAGGCAAGCGTTTTACTGTTGCCACAGATGCTGGCAAGGTTGCCGTTCTGGGTACCCAATTTAATGTAGAAAATAGAGAAGGATTTTTTGAAGTCACCTGTTTTGAAGGTTTGGTAAGCGTTACTTTTAATGGCAAAGAAACTAAACTACCGGCTGGTACTTCTTTTATAGTTATAGACGGTAAAATCACAGAAGCACCTGCACCACAAACTCTGCAACCATCTTGGTTAACTAACGAGAGTACTTTTAAAAGTGTGCCTCTTAAATTTGTTCTTGCTGAACTAGAAAGGCAACATAATATTACTGTAGAAACGCAAGACATAGACACAGAACAATTGTTTACCGGAACTTTTAGTAATACGGATAGGGATATTGCGTTAAAGAGCATAAGTGCCCCTTCGCAAATAAAGTTTAAATTTGAGGGCAGCAAAGTGCTCTTCTATGGCGATAAAAATCCGTAA
- a CDS encoding zinc-dependent peptidase, whose product MLTEYNFKILAVAFLGFQVLYIVYYTFGLYSLNPFIKLKALSAGDKELIVDNFPVYSKLPPSIKEKCNKRIVWFRSKKKFIFYGEVNQKEELKLLLSASVILMTLGLKNYTMKRSLLRIVIYPSKYYSRISRRHHLGEYNPRFKTVIFSADTIWEGFRISDDNVNLAFHEFAHALSFEMIKKGSWEARKFRVGLKKIKELFLREGYAQKLSDSNYFREYGMTNLQEFFSVSVENYAETPDIFLADFPELYAIIQKMLSFDFQVLPEERQGKITVES is encoded by the coding sequence ATGCTTACAGAGTACAACTTTAAGATTTTAGCAGTTGCATTCCTTGGTTTTCAGGTGTTGTATATCGTGTATTATACCTTTGGGTTGTACTCTTTAAATCCTTTTATAAAGTTAAAGGCACTTTCTGCGGGAGATAAAGAATTAATTGTAGATAATTTCCCTGTTTACTCAAAATTACCTCCGTCTATAAAAGAAAAATGTAATAAACGTATCGTATGGTTTAGAAGTAAAAAGAAGTTTATTTTTTATGGTGAGGTAAACCAGAAAGAAGAATTGAAATTGCTTTTGAGTGCCTCCGTTATATTAATGACTTTAGGTTTAAAGAATTATACAATGAAACGTTCGTTATTGCGAATTGTCATTTATCCCTCAAAATATTATTCCCGAATTAGCCGAAGACATCATTTAGGAGAGTACAACCCCCGTTTTAAAACCGTTATTTTTTCTGCGGATACCATATGGGAAGGATTCCGAATTTCTGATGATAACGTAAATCTTGCTTTTCACGAATTCGCCCACGCCCTCAGTTTTGAGATGATTAAAAAAGGCTCCTGGGAAGCTCGTAAGTTTAGAGTAGGACTCAAGAAAATAAAAGAACTATTTCTTAGGGAAGGCTATGCTCAAAAGCTATCTGATTCCAATTATTTTAGGGAGTACGGGATGACCAACCTTCAAGAATTTTTTTCCGTATCAGTAGAGAATTACGCAGAAACTCCAGATATATTTCTAGCGGATTTTCCAGAGCTGTACGCTATTATTCAAAAGATGTTAAGTTTTGACTTTCAGGTACTGCCGGAAGAACGTCAGGGTAAGATTACCGTGGAATCCTAA
- a CDS encoding RNA polymerase sigma factor — protein METKNTGNVCEEQVFDTIFKANSKTVFNYIYYKFGNEEKAHDAVQEAFMKLWENCAKVSPPKAKSYVYTVANNLYLNVIKAEKVRLKYADKTLKVTHESPDFIMEEEEFKQKLNRALDSLPENQRTTFLLNRIDGKKYAEIAEMEEVSVKAIEKRMHLALKSLREKIEGI, from the coding sequence TTGGAAACCAAAAATACAGGCAATGTTTGCGAAGAGCAAGTCTTTGATACTATTTTCAAAGCTAATTCTAAAACGGTTTTCAACTATATATATTATAAGTTCGGGAATGAGGAGAAAGCCCATGACGCTGTTCAAGAGGCTTTTATGAAACTTTGGGAAAATTGTGCCAAGGTTTCACCCCCAAAAGCCAAATCATACGTATACACGGTTGCCAATAATTTGTACTTAAATGTGATAAAAGCAGAAAAAGTACGTTTAAAGTATGCGGACAAGACCTTGAAGGTCACCCATGAGTCCCCGGATTTCATAATGGAGGAGGAAGAGTTTAAACAAAAATTGAACCGAGCTCTAGATAGTTTACCTGAAAACCAACGGACCACTTTTCTATTAAATCGTATAGATGGAAAAAAATATGCCGAGATAGCTGAAATGGAAGAGGTTAGTGTAAAAGCTATTGAAAAAAGAATGCACTTGGCATTGAAGTCGCTCAGGGAAAAAATTGAAGGAATTTAA